The sequence below is a genomic window from Chloroflexota bacterium.
CGCCACCATCTTCAACAATGACGTGCGCATTCGCGTGCTTGGCGAAATCGAGTCGCTGCCCCTGGCGGACCGCGTGGCCGTGCGAACCATCGTTCGCCAGACCGTGAAGCACCAGGCGCTCACCCTCAACATCGCGTTCAACTATGGCGGTCGCTCGGAGATTCTGCGCGCGGTGCGCAATCTCATGCGGGACGGCATTGCCCCGGAAGACGTGAGCGAGGACCTTTTCGCCTCCTACCTCTATACCAGCGACATCCCCGACCCCGACCTTGTGATTCGCACGGCCGGGGAGCAGCGCTTGAGCAACTTCCTCATCTGGCAGGCGGCGTACGCGGAGCTCTACTCCACGCCGACGCTGTGGCCCGATTTCACCCGCGATGAGTTCGACAAGGCCCTGGCCACTTACCGGCAACGCGAGCGCAAGTTCGGGCGCGTGGCGGACCAGCCGCGCGTGGTCAGCGACCTGATCTCCGGATAGCCTTCGCTGCGCGCGCGCGTCCTCAGCGGGGCCGTCCTCATTCCGGCCGTGGTGGCGGTCGTCTGGTGGCACCCCTCGGCGCTGGCGGTGCTGGTCATCGTCGGGGCGGCCCTCACCGCGCGCGAGCTGGCGCACCTGCTGCTGCGCGGCCCCCGCCAACACCTGCGGGCGCTCGCTCCGGCGTTGGCGGCGTTGGTCGTGGCGCTGGCGGCAGTGCCCGAAGGCGAGCGGGTGTGGCTGGGGACGCTCACGGCCGCACTGCTTGCCGCGGGGCTGATTGCCCAATTGGCGACGACGGACTCGCACCGCTTTGCCAACTGGGCGCTCGCGGCGGCCGCCGGCGGCTACGCCGGGGCGCTGCTGGGGCTGGCCGTGGTGCTCCGTACCCTGCCCGACGGATTCGCCTGGACTCTGCTGGCGCTGGTGGTCACCTGGGCCTACGACTCACTGGCATACGCCGCCGGTCGCACGGTTGGGCGCCACGGCTTCATGACGCACATCTCGCCACGCAAGACTTGGGAAGGCGTGGCCGGCGGAACTCTCGGCAGCATCGCCGCCACGGCGGCCTTCGTACCGTTCCTTCCAATCGAGGCATGGCAGGTCGTCCCCTTTGGCCTGGCCTGGGCCGCCGCCGCGCAGACTGGCGACCTCGTGGCGTCGATGGTCAAGCGGGACGCCGGCGCCAAGGACAGCGGTCAGTTGATCCCCGGCCACGGTGGTATGTTGGATCGCGTGGACGGCCTGCTGTTCGTGGTGCCGGCCGTGTTCGCCGCCGCCCACTTCATCGGCTAGCGATCCCGAGGCGCGGGCACCCCGCCCCACCTATCCGGAGCACGCGATGACGACGGCCCGCAAGCGAATCGTGATCCTCGGCGCCACCGGATCCATCGGCACCCAGACCCTCGACGTCGTGCGGACGCACCCCGATCACTTCGAGGTCGTCGGGCTCACCTGCAACGCAAGCGTCGACCTGCTGATCGAACAAATCAACGAGTTCAATGTGCCGGCGGCCTGCCTGCGCGACGCCTCGCGGGCAACCGCGGAGTGGCCGGAGGCTTGCGAGCGCCTGCCCTATCCGGAGGGCCTGGAGCAGCTCGCGGCGCGCGACGACGTGGACATCGTGGTGGTGGCGACGATCGGCGGCGATGTCGGATTTCGCCCCACCGAGGCCGCCCTTCGCGCCGGCAATACCGTCGCCCTGGCGAGCAAGGAGCTGCTGGTGATGGGCGGCCGGTTGTTCCGCGATCTTGCGGACGGCACGGGCGCCCGGATTCTGCCGATTGACAGCGAGCACAGCGCCCTGTGGCAGTGCCTGGTGGGTGAGGACCCAAACTCGATTCGTCGGTTGATTCTCACGGCGTCGGGCGGACCGTTTCGCGCGACCGACGGCGCCGCGATACGCGACGCAACCGCCGAGGAAGCGCTCAAGCACCCGAACTGGGTCATGGGGCCGAAGATCACCACCGATTCCGCCAGCTTGATGAATAAGGGATTTGAGGTCATCGAGGCCCACTGGCTGTTCGACCTGCCCTACGACCGCATCGAGGTGATCATTCATCCTGAATCCATCGTGCACTCCATGGTTGAATTCCACGACGGTTCGCTGAAGGCTCAGCTCGGGACCCCGGATATGCGCCACCCCATTCAATACGCGTTGGCCTACCCGGAGCGACTGGACGCCGCCCATTCCAGCCTGGCCTTGGACGAGCTCCAACAGCTGCGGTTCGAGACGCCGGACCTGGAGCGCTTTCCCCTGCTGCGCGCGGCCATGGACGCCGGGCGGGCGGGCGGCACGGCCCCGGCCACGCTGTGCGGGGCCGACGACGCCGCGGTCGAGATTTTCCTGCGCGGGGACCTGCGCTTCGGGGAAATGGTTGACGCCGTGCTCGACGCCATGGCGGCAACGCCCGTGCGGCCCCTGGATTCGCTCGACACGGCCCTCGACGCCCATCGC
It includes:
- the uppS gene encoding polyprenyl diphosphate synthase, with protein sequence MNASADETGSDTATPDHVAIIMDGNGRWARSRALPRTEGHREGALRVRGIAEACIDIGISTLTVFAFSTENWDRPHDEVDVLMALIPERLAAERATIFNNDVRIRVLGEIESLPLADRVAVRTIVRQTVKHQALTLNIAFNYGGRSEILRAVRNLMRDGIAPEDVSEDLFASYLYTSDIPDPDLVIRTAGEQRLSNFLIWQAAYAELYSTPTLWPDFTRDEFDKALATYRQRERKFGRVADQPRVVSDLISG
- a CDS encoding phosphatidate cytidylyltransferase, producing the protein MRARVLSGAVLIPAVVAVVWWHPSALAVLVIVGAALTARELAHLLLRGPRQHLRALAPALAALVVALAAVPEGERVWLGTLTAALLAAGLIAQLATTDSHRFANWALAAAAGGYAGALLGLAVVLRTLPDGFAWTLLALVVTWAYDSLAYAAGRTVGRHGFMTHISPRKTWEGVAGGTLGSIAATAAFVPFLPIEAWQVVPFGLAWAAAAQTGDLVASMVKRDAGAKDSGQLIPGHGGMLDRVDGLLFVVPAVFAAAHFIG
- the dxr gene encoding 1-deoxy-D-xylulose-5-phosphate reductoisomerase, which translates into the protein MTTARKRIVILGATGSIGTQTLDVVRTHPDHFEVVGLTCNASVDLLIEQINEFNVPAACLRDASRATAEWPEACERLPYPEGLEQLAARDDVDIVVVATIGGDVGFRPTEAALRAGNTVALASKELLVMGGRLFRDLADGTGARILPIDSEHSALWQCLVGEDPNSIRRLILTASGGPFRATDGAAIRDATAEEALKHPNWVMGPKITTDSASLMNKGFEVIEAHWLFDLPYDRIEVIIHPESIVHSMVEFHDGSLKAQLGTPDMRHPIQYALAYPERLDAAHSSLALDELQQLRFETPDLERFPLLRAAMDAGRAGGTAPATLCGADDAAVEIFLRGDLRFGEMVDAVLDAMAATPVRPLDSLDTALDAHREGVEHVRRSLIAAS